One genomic region from Pyxicephalus adspersus chromosome 1, UCB_Pads_2.0, whole genome shotgun sequence encodes:
- the TMEM167B gene encoding protein kish-B — MTNAYSLDGLLVFSLLFICTCAYFKKVPRLRTWLLSEKKGVWGVFYKAAVIGSRLHLAVSLSCFAMAFYVLFIK, encoded by the exons catATTCTCTGGATGGACTCCTGgtcttttctcttttgtttatcTGCACCTGCGCTTATTTCAAGAAGGTGCCACGATTACGCACTTGGCTTCTGTCTGAAAAGAAAGGAGTATGGGGAGTTTTCTATAAAG cTGCAGTGATTGGGTCTCGTCTACACTTGGCGGTCTCGCTGTCCTGTTTTGCAATGGCCTTTTATGTACTGTTTATAAAGTGA